GGCTATCATGTTTAATTGTGCTACTTTTGTGAAAGTAATATAATTAAGGGTAGCGGTTTTTTAACTGAAGGAGGTCCAGCAACTCATGGCTGAACAAAATAACCCACAAGTCAAAGATCGGGACATTGGTGTGGAAATGCGTGAATCCTTTATGGATTACGCAATGAGCATCATTGTTAGTCGGGCTTTGCCAGATGTGCGGGACGGACTCAAACCGGTTCACCGACGCATATTGTTTGCGATGTCGGAACTTGGAATGTCTGCCGATAAGCCTCATAAGAAATCTGCAAGAATTGTCGGTGAGGTTATCGGTAAGTACCACCCTCACGGTGATTCAGCTGTCTATGAAACAATGGTACGGATGGCTCAGGATTTCTCTATGCGATATATGCTTGTGGACGGTCACGGGAACTTTGGTTCGATTGATGGTGATATGGCTGCAGCGATGCGTTATACAGAAGCCCGTCTTTCCAAGATTGCAGGCGAAATGCTTCGAGATCTGAACAAAGAAACTGTTGATTTCGCACCTAACTATGATGGTGAAGAGAGTGAGCCAGTTGTATTGCCAGCTCGTTATCCGAATCTACTCGTTAATGGGGTGTCTGGTATAGCCGTAGGTATGGCTACTAATATTCCACCGCATAACCTAGGTGAAGTTATCGATGGTGTGCAGGCGATGATTAAGAATCCTGATATCACACCTATGGAATTGATGGAGTATATCCAAGGCCCTGATTTCCCTACGGCTGGATATATTTTGGGTCGTGAGGGTATTCGTCAAGCTTATCGTACCGGGCGCGGTTCAGTAACCATGCGTGCGAAGGCAACGATTGAAGAGAACAACGGCAAGGCACGGATCATTGTGCATGAGCTTCCTTACCAGGTAAACAAAGCAAGACTGGTTGAGAAGATCGCAGAATTAGTTCGTGAGAAACGGATCGACGGCATTACGGATCTTCGTGATGAATCGGACCGTAACGGTATGCGTGTAGTTGTCGAGATGAGACGAGATGTTAACCCAAGTGTTGTATTGAACAATTTATATAAACATACTTCTATGCAATCCACATTCGGTATCAACATGCTTGCCATCGTGAATAACGAGCCTAAAATTCTTAATCTGCGTGATGTGCTCTATCATTATTTGCAGCACCAGATCGAAGTTATTCGCCGGCGTACGGTATTTGAACTTAAAAAAGCTGAAGCACGGGCTCATATTTTAGAGGGTCTGCGTATTGCGCTTGATCATCTGGATGAAGTTATTGCGTTAATTCGTGCATCGCGCACCACTGATATTGCTCGCGAGGGATTAATGAGCACATTCAGCCTCAGTATAGAGCAGGCTCAGGCTATCCTCGATATGCGGATGCAACGTTTGACCGGTCTGGAACGGGAGAAGATTGAGAATGAATATAATGAATTGCTAGCCAAAATTGCGGAGTACCGTGAGATTTTGGCTAACGAGCATCTTGTTCTGGAAATCATCAGTAACGAGCTGCAAGATATTCGTGATAGATATTCTGATGAACGCCGGACAGAGATTACGGTTGGTGAAGAAAGCATCCTAGATGAGGACCTTATTCCACGTGAAGAGGTTGTTATCACCGTTACACATACGGGTTACATCAAGCGTCTGCCTGTTAGCACCTACCGTAGCCAGAAGCGTGGTGGTCGCGGAGTTATCGGTATGGATACTAAGGACCAGGATTTTGTGGAGCATCTCTTCGTGAGTAACTCTCATAATTATCTGATGTTCTTTACTGATAAGGGTAAGGTGTACCGGATTAAGGCTTATGAGATCCCAGAACTGGGACGTACTGCCCGCGGGACACCGATCATCAACCTGATTCAAATTGAACAAGGTGAGAAGATTAGTGCCGTAATCCAAGTGGAAGATAGCGATAGTGACAAGTATTTGTTCTTTGCTACCCGCGAAGGTATCGTGAAGAAGACGCCTCTTGAGGATTACAATAACATCCGCAAAGGCGGACTCATTGCTATTAATCTTCGCGAAGAGGATTCCCTGATTGAGGTTAAGCTGACGGATGGACAGCAAAATCTCATTATCGGTACAGCTCGCGGAATGTCGATTACGTTCTCCGAGAACGATGTGCGTTCTATGGGCCGTAGCGCGACTGGTGTTAAGGGTATTACGCTTGACGGTAATGACCATGTCATCGGTATGGACTGTGTCGATAAGGAGCTTGAGGTTCTGATTGTTACTAGCAAGGGTTATGGTAAACGGACACCAGCCGGTGATTATCGTTCCCAGACTCGTGGCGGTAAAGGGATCAAGACCATTAATCTCACTGAAAAGAATGGCCCTGTAGTTGGTCTTAAGGTTGTTAAGAAGGACGAAGACTTAATGATTATTACTACAAGCGGCACCCTGATTCGTACCAGCATGGATGGAATTTCTACCATGGGCCGTTATGCGCAAGGGGTTAAGCTAATTAACATCCGCGAGGATGATGCCGTGGCTACCCTGTGCAGAGCGGATAAGAACGAAGAGGACGAAATGTCTGAGGATGTAGAAAGCCTAGAAGAGCAAGTGACAGTGGATGAAGAATCTGGCGATATAGATCAGCCTGAAACAATCACTGAGGATGAAGAGAATAACTTAGAGTAGGTTATATACAATAAAGAGCAAGGGCTTCTACTACAGAAACCCTTGCTCTTTTTGCTGTGATTAATTTAGCTAGATATTAATAAAATTAAATAAGTTTTTTTAAAAGAATAGTTTTACTGCACTAGTCGCTTCCATTTATCCGTACTATAATTATCCGATAGAGTATAAATCAGTATATAAAGTACTAATTTCTCAGAAATTATCTGTCATATTAAATTGCGGTAATCCTGAGCTTATTGTTATAGAAACTAAGGGGCTGAGTATATGCCAAGTATATTGGTTGGAGAAGTTAAAGCGGGCTCAAAGATTATCAAAGATGTAATTACACCTTTGGGGGGGATTTTGTTCACTAAGGGAAAAATACTACTCCCCCGCGATCTAGATATTTTAGAGGCTTTTTTGATTGGGCAGGTGGAGATCGAAGGCGTTCAAGGAGAGGTGACCCCTGATGCTGTTAATAAAACCTCCAAGCAGACATCACTTAAAGCTGGAGCAATTATAAATGAATCGATATTAGCTCAAAGCAATTCGCCTCTACACGATGAATATGACAAAATGCTCGCACTTATTAGGACCAGCTATCGTTCGGTAACGGCAGCCTCTCTTCCTATTTTTGAGTTGCGTAGTCAGTTAGAGTCACTAATTGGTCATTTGAAGGATTATCATGTCTTGAAATTTACACCACGTACTCTAAAAGACGAGGATTATAACTATCACAATGCTGTACTGTCCGCGTTGACATCATATAAGATCGCTCAGTGGTGTGGTTATCCGCAAAAGGATTGGATGCAGATCGCTTTTGCTGGATTACTACATGATATCGGAAATGCTAAAGTAGATAGTTCTCTTTTATATAAGCCTGAGCCGCTTAATAGTGGTGAAATAGAAGAGGTTCGCAGACATACTACATATGGCTATCAATTATTGCGCAATGTCACAGCGATTAATGAAGGGGTAAGACTTACGGCATTGCAACATCATGAGAAGGTCGATGGTTCTGGATATCCACTTAAGCTAGAAGGTACCCAGATTCACTTTTACGCCAAAGTAGTGGCTGTAGCAGATATATTCCACGCTATGACTTTGGAAAGAGCCTATAGAAAAGCACAGTGTCCTTATTTGGTACTAGAACAGATCCTGACAGAAAGCTTCGGTAAGCTCGACCCAGTCATTGTACAGACCTTTATACAGAAGAGTACCGATTTGTTTAACGGAACCAGAATACGTCTGAGTGATGGTCGCCATGGGGAGATCATATTTACTGATCGTGCTAATCCTACACGTCCAATGATTAAGGTAGAGGAAGCAATTATTAACCTAATGTTGGAGCGGGAGCTGTATATTCAGGAGATCATTGCTTAGAGTAGT
The window above is part of the Paenibacillus sp. FSL K6-0276 genome. Proteins encoded here:
- a CDS encoding HD-GYP domain-containing protein, producing MPSILVGEVKAGSKIIKDVITPLGGILFTKGKILLPRDLDILEAFLIGQVEIEGVQGEVTPDAVNKTSKQTSLKAGAIINESILAQSNSPLHDEYDKMLALIRTSYRSVTAASLPIFELRSQLESLIGHLKDYHVLKFTPRTLKDEDYNYHNAVLSALTSYKIAQWCGYPQKDWMQIAFAGLLHDIGNAKVDSSLLYKPEPLNSGEIEEVRRHTTYGYQLLRNVTAINEGVRLTALQHHEKVDGSGYPLKLEGTQIHFYAKVVAVADIFHAMTLERAYRKAQCPYLVLEQILTESFGKLDPVIVQTFIQKSTDLFNGTRIRLSDGRHGEIIFTDRANPTRPMIKVEEAIINLMLERELYIQEIIA
- the gyrA gene encoding DNA gyrase subunit A, which codes for MAEQNNPQVKDRDIGVEMRESFMDYAMSIIVSRALPDVRDGLKPVHRRILFAMSELGMSADKPHKKSARIVGEVIGKYHPHGDSAVYETMVRMAQDFSMRYMLVDGHGNFGSIDGDMAAAMRYTEARLSKIAGEMLRDLNKETVDFAPNYDGEESEPVVLPARYPNLLVNGVSGIAVGMATNIPPHNLGEVIDGVQAMIKNPDITPMELMEYIQGPDFPTAGYILGREGIRQAYRTGRGSVTMRAKATIEENNGKARIIVHELPYQVNKARLVEKIAELVREKRIDGITDLRDESDRNGMRVVVEMRRDVNPSVVLNNLYKHTSMQSTFGINMLAIVNNEPKILNLRDVLYHYLQHQIEVIRRRTVFELKKAEARAHILEGLRIALDHLDEVIALIRASRTTDIAREGLMSTFSLSIEQAQAILDMRMQRLTGLEREKIENEYNELLAKIAEYREILANEHLVLEIISNELQDIRDRYSDERRTEITVGEESILDEDLIPREEVVITVTHTGYIKRLPVSTYRSQKRGGRGVIGMDTKDQDFVEHLFVSNSHNYLMFFTDKGKVYRIKAYEIPELGRTARGTPIINLIQIEQGEKISAVIQVEDSDSDKYLFFATREGIVKKTPLEDYNNIRKGGLIAINLREEDSLIEVKLTDGQQNLIIGTARGMSITFSENDVRSMGRSATGVKGITLDGNDHVIGMDCVDKELEVLIVTSKGYGKRTPAGDYRSQTRGGKGIKTINLTEKNGPVVGLKVVKKDEDLMIITTSGTLIRTSMDGISTMGRYAQGVKLINIREDDAVATLCRADKNEEDEMSEDVESLEEQVTVDEESGDIDQPETITEDEENNLE